The following are encoded in a window of Hyalangium minutum genomic DNA:
- a CDS encoding Frizzy aggregation protein FrzB translates to MLQQEQEQEQEQQEQRLEDEVDVLFFEIGDRLYGTDASQVLRIERALPEDLSVPSLGELRRGRRALVFSTSQGEAHLKVDVVHAVRPILIANLRQLPPAVNAAPFTIGACLDQTRLVLLIDLVETARTQGRH, encoded by the coding sequence ATGCTGCAGCAGGAGCAGGAGCAGGAGCAGGAACAACAGGAGCAGCGCCTCGAAGACGAGGTGGATGTCCTCTTCTTCGAGATCGGCGACCGGCTCTACGGCACGGACGCCTCGCAGGTGCTGCGCATCGAGCGCGCGCTGCCGGAGGATCTCTCCGTGCCGTCGCTGGGTGAGTTGCGCCGCGGTCGGCGGGCGCTCGTCTTCTCCACCTCGCAGGGCGAGGCCCACCTCAAGGTGGATGTGGTGCACGCCGTGCGCCCCATCCTCATCGCGAACCTGCGGCAGCTCCCGCCCGCCGTGAACGCCGCCCCCTTTACCATCGGCGCGTGTCTGGATCAGACCCGCCTCGTGTTGCTCATCGATTTGGTCGAAACCGCTAGGACTCAAGGAAGGCACTGA
- a CDS encoding chemotaxis protein CheW, whose protein sequence is MAPARAVSAQARPEQEFFCFRVGNLRLGVPSENVLEVLRAGLLTPLPRAPSFLLGVTGHRGEVLPVMDLLRFLAKGEARIMPRTRLFVGVSGTYVAGVVADTVLGLRKILVSDILPPPMGADAATEHMLGVVAGPTAEETINLLNFSKLLQTARQRAVSR, encoded by the coding sequence ATCGCGCCCGCCCGCGCTGTCTCGGCCCAGGCCCGGCCGGAGCAAGAGTTCTTCTGCTTCCGTGTAGGGAACCTTCGCCTCGGTGTCCCGAGCGAGAACGTGCTCGAAGTGCTTCGGGCCGGGCTCCTCACGCCGTTGCCCCGGGCTCCGTCGTTCCTGCTCGGCGTCACCGGCCACCGGGGCGAGGTGCTCCCCGTCATGGATCTGCTGCGCTTCCTGGCCAAGGGCGAGGCGCGCATCATGCCGCGCACTCGCCTCTTCGTGGGCGTCAGCGGCACCTACGTGGCTGGCGTGGTGGCCGACACCGTGCTGGGCCTGAGGAAGATCCTCGTCTCGGACATCCTCCCGCCGCCCATGGGCGCGGACGCCGCCACCGAGCACATGCTGGGCGTGGTGGCTGGGCCCACCGCCGAGGAGACCATCAACCTGCTCAACTTCTCCAAGTTGCTCCAGACGGCGCGGCAGCGGGCGGTGTCCCGATGA
- a CDS encoding response regulator — MSRVLVIDDSPMLVELTVRALTAAGYHASGAMDLASLEQKLSEGPAALILMDVNMPEMFGDDVVEYLRTMKKVSSKLVLYSDIPEAELATKAKTSGADGYIVKGQGLEAVLTEVIKLIGPPAITAIPPVSSPSDPAPTSTPPTSSGPATPAAPASGAQASGKRKPRILIVDDSEMTARIIEADLVAKGFEVHYADTADKATKIILKKQTRPDLVLLDVRMPNVNGEQFCRFIKSNSLFKGIKVLLCSGENVEELQRICREAGADGYVPKDAVMSSLVARELNPAPTPE, encoded by the coding sequence ATGTCCCGCGTATTGGTCATCGACGACAGCCCGATGCTGGTGGAGCTCACCGTCCGGGCGTTGACCGCGGCAGGCTACCATGCAAGCGGCGCGATGGACTTGGCGAGCCTCGAGCAGAAGCTCTCCGAGGGGCCAGCCGCGCTGATCCTGATGGACGTCAACATGCCGGAGATGTTCGGTGACGACGTCGTCGAGTACCTGCGCACCATGAAGAAGGTCTCCTCGAAGCTGGTCCTGTACTCGGACATCCCCGAGGCGGAGCTGGCGACGAAGGCGAAGACCTCCGGAGCGGACGGCTACATCGTCAAGGGCCAGGGCCTGGAGGCGGTGCTGACCGAGGTCATCAAGCTGATTGGTCCTCCGGCGATCACCGCGATCCCCCCGGTCTCCTCCCCGTCTGACCCCGCTCCCACCTCCACCCCACCCACATCCAGTGGTCCGGCCACCCCAGCGGCCCCTGCCTCGGGCGCCCAGGCCTCGGGCAAGCGCAAGCCGCGCATCCTGATCGTCGATGACAGCGAGATGACGGCGCGCATCATCGAGGCGGACCTGGTGGCCAAGGGCTTCGAGGTCCACTACGCGGACACGGCGGACAAGGCGACGAAGATCATCCTCAAGAAGCAGACCCGGCCGGATCTGGTGCTGCTGGACGTGAGGATGCCGAACGTGAACGGCGAGCAGTTCTGCCGGTTCATCAAGAGCAACAGCCTGTTCAAGGGCATCAAGGTGCTGCTCTGTTCAGGGGAGAACGTCGAGGAGCTGCAGCGCATCTGCCGCGAGGCCGGGGCGGACGGCTACGTCC